The following is a genomic window from Rutidosis leptorrhynchoides isolate AG116_Rl617_1_P2 chromosome 8, CSIRO_AGI_Rlap_v1, whole genome shotgun sequence.
ACTAACATTGTCATTGTTCATGGCATAAATTAGTCATTTCAATAATCATGTGCTAAAAATTCACCAACTACTATGATCAATCAAAATCTTTACTCTAATCATCATATACACATCAATATCTTTACTCTAATCATCATATATAAACTATAAAACGTCAATTCTAACTTTGCATTTTAATAGTTGATGTCTGCATACATTATCTATTAAAAAGTCCAAAAGCTGCATACACATTATATTAATACCCGCAAACACATCATTTTATCTATTACAAATATCAACTAACCAACCAACTTAATTGGACATAGTTTATGAAACCAAAGActgccaaaaatgaacacaatcAGTCCATTGGATCCCGACCCGCCCAAATGGAACTGCATGCAAAAAGGAAAACTAATTGATAAAGAACATAATCCTGACATAACTATTGTTAAAAAGGCCTGCACAACAACCCGAACACATACGTTTGACTAAAAAATGAAGGAATACCTCACATGGAGTTAGATATGACTGTATGAGGACTTCATTCAAAGGTAGTTGTGAAGTGCATCTTGAATGTTTCTGCAGCTATTATAAGTGTTCATTGTCTTctctatatacataaaaaaaaaaaaaacaattgagTTCAAATTTGAAATTGAAACAAAAGCAACTAACTTTTCATGGTAAATCCACCTTGAACAAAAATAAAGTAAAATTCATTAGGTTGAGGTTGGTACCTATGGGGTAAGATTGTGTTTGAGGTTGACAGACGTGTAGTACTGGATATATCAAACACGTACAACTATACTTTGTTATACATTTGACAAAAAAATGCTAACCTTCAGTAACTACTACTGCTGGAATGCCACCAACAAATATCTTTTTCGTCTTAAAATCGTTCGACTCACCAGAGCCTTTAGGAATAGTTCTCTTAATCTTAACCAATTAAAAACAGTTATTTCAACAGCTAAAATAGTTATTTCAACAGTTAGTAACAACATTATCAACACCTGAACAACACCAAAGGGACTATGTATGTGAGGAATTAAAGCCATATCCCATAAACCAATACCCTATTAATAACTTTATCTACAAAACATCTAAATTCTGTTACTTCAAGCAAAAAAAAAAGAACACTAAATACCAAATTAATAATTTACAACAAAACAAATCTTAAGATGTAAGAAATATCTCAAGTAAATATTCAAATATTATCTATAAGCAATTAAAATTCTACTAATTAAgcaaaaaagaagaatgaaactaatcCCTTTCATATTTTCCATTGATGACACTTTTTTCAGTAATAACAGTAACAGAAGGATCTGCATATGTAATAAACCCAAAACTTCTTGGTCGACCAGTTAATCGATCTTTCATTATCACTGAATCCGTTATCTCTCCATACTTTCCAAAATATTTCACAAACGTATCTATAcacacaaatataaatataaagcaAACACATATATAAAACcttaataatttataaaaaaaacattATAGGAATCAGAACTAACCCATGGTTGTATCCAATAAAAATTTTCCTGTAACATCATAAATAAAAGTTTCGGTCAAAATCAATAAAGAAAAAAGAATTAAAAGATGAAATATTGTTGATGTTGATGAACCAGAACTGGTGTCGTCGTCGTCGAAATCAGATCGCTTGGAAGCCATTGAATTGATTATCGGTTAGTTGCATTTGGGGTATTTGAGGATTTTAGGCGTGTGTTTTTTATAGAGAAAATTAGGGTTTTTCAGTAGTTGGATCGTGAATGATATATTTTGAAGAACCCCTACCTTCTCATTTAGTTCCCGTAtattagagatagagatagagattaattgtattaataattaataaataatgacatcatctaaatttttataaaaattacatgTGGCAATCTTAAGCAAAATGAATGGTTAAATTgtgaaatgatgacatcatcattttagagatttaatagaaactatatatatatatatatatatatatatatatatatatatataatcagatatTTTGAGAAACATAAGAACTAAAGAAACACAACTGAAGCAACAAAGACGAAACACGATATTCCCAAAAACAAGATTTACAGATCTACAGGGCAAACTCTTAAGTCTTTAAATAATTGAATTCAATTTAAGGTAATACTCCGTATTAACAACCCCTATCATTTCAATCGAGTAAAAGTTTCAATTATTAATGGAGTTTTACAAGTTacaactatattttttttctttctttatttgATTCTTCATTTGACCTGAAAACAGGGCATAGTCAATGGTCAACCTGTTATTCTTAAATATTTTGCACTTTGATAATTTGAGTGGATATTAATAACGTCTCTTGTAAATGTCATGCACATGAATACTTAAATTATACTCGTACCACTTGCCTTCTAAGTTCTAACCACAGCGTTAAGTTAGAGGCTTTGACTTTGTACAACAAAACGTTAATTCTTCAACTAGTTAGTTAAGGCTTTGTTCCGAGTTATTTTATGAAAGAAATGAAATGAGATGAAGAGGAATGAACGGAAAGAAAGTACGATGTTTTTAAAATGGTAGAACAGTTTCTCAATTGATTTATTATAGACTTTGAATACACAAATATAGTAACAGTTCGTAGGAGCAAGTTTACATAATGTAAACCTACTCCATTTATACTACAAACTAGGTTGCAATCTTATATAACCTATATACTTAATTTCTTATTTCTAAAATTAAGGAGAATCTCATCATACGGGTTATCTTCAAAAGTAAAAGTAAAACATATATCTAAACGTAAATGTAAACCGTAAACATAAACAATAAACGTAATCATAAATGCAAAAGTATATGACCCGTTTGGACTCATTTGATCCATGACCCGTTACCCAACTCAACCCATATAGACCCGTTTAAAAATCTGAACCGTTTGACCTATGGCTCATTTCAAACTAAAACTCTTTTTACTTATTACCTAAATCGATCCATCAAACCAGTTTGTCAGGTATATAGGCTGCCAATGGTTAGGGGCTTATATGCTACGTTTATGTATTGTGTGTCCAATACCAAGGGTGAAGGGTTTATGTGTAGCACTTCTCAAGTGTATTTTCGATTATCCGGACTGCACTCTGATGGACGAAATACGACAAGTTTCAAATAGTCATTGCTCTTCTGATCACAATCCTTTTATATTATGTTTAGCGGATTTAGTGTTAACACCTCGTTCTTTATAGAATACGAAAGAGGAATAAACTATTCTCAAAACATATAACACCATAAATTTAGATGTCATTCGTAAAAACATAACATATCGTTAAAGTTTCAATCTATCATTGTCAAAAAAGTCAATTTATCGTGTTTTGTGGATTGACCTAAAAGTAGCTACTTTTTATGAACGACAATATTAAAGTTACTAACAGGGGCCATAGCCACCAACTCGATCATATCCAAAAGGTTATATGTCATACTCACTTCTTACATACGTTAGAAGAAAGCCTCAGGATATGGCACTCACGGAAAACCCCTCGAGAGAACTTTGCTAGATATGAGCAGAACCTAACATTTACAAGAAACTCACAAAGGACTCCCAATTACTCCATAACCAAATACAAATCATATTATGACAATCCCCAATTAAGACTCAAACTCACAACCTCCAAACACCCAGGAATGAAAGAGCGACTACTCAGCTAAAGCTAAATAAGATATACTTTTATTTTGTATTATGTGATGTTTTCATATATATCTCTGGTCTCAAATAGTCTAATTTTTCCTTCAAACAAACTATTTTTGAAATTAAGTGGTAAATTTTAAGTTACAAAAGAAACAAAAATTTTAGTTACTAAATtaacaattttatttattatttattaaataaatagaAGCTGTACAATAATATACTGAAAAGTAAACAAGGCTCTTACTTTTGTTTTTTCGTCTTTGGGTGTGTATATTTCTTACCCTTGTTAAGTAAAGTTAGGAATAGAGTAATCGACATTCTCGTACCTTCATCTCCCAGGGTTTCATCACAATAATGTAAGCCTAAGTCCATTGACCTCCGTTAATACTGATTTCCAGCTCAATGTTTTTGTAATTACTTTACTTTAAATTAATTTGATTTCTATTAAATTAATTATTCTTTAGGAGGGCTTCGATCAAACGCCCACCTACACCTGATGCAGAAGAGGAAGATCAAGAACGAGAGCCAACTCTTCAAGAAATTATTAACATCAAAgtatcaatttttattattattactatatatacgaTCTTAATTAATCTTAATTTAGGGCacaattttttgtttttaattttaggACTTTAGTACAAAGTgcgtataataaattaataataattctggTTTTGGCTTAATTTAATTCGTGTAGTTGATTGAGAGTGGAGAGAAAGAACGATTGAAGGAGCTTCTAAGAGAAAGACTCATTGAGTGTGGTTGGAAAGATGAGATGAAATCTCTTTGCAGGTTTTAATATATAAGGAatattatgtatttatttatgATTTATAATAACTGTGCTGAAACTTGTTAATATTATTTTGGGATGATGATATGTAATCTTAATAACATACTTATACAAACTATCGATCGTGCAAGGTACAAACTTATAAAATCGGTCCACCCTATTGTTTGTTGAACATGTAACAATCAACGTGTTTCATGGTTGTAATCTTGGTTCTTTATGTGAACATTTTAGTCATTGAAGTATAGTTAAAGTTTAATAGGGTTTACACATTTTGGTTGATGCTGTAGGGTTTATGGAAAAGTGTTTTTTGCATAAATGGTGAAATTGCTCTACTTGTTACCCTGTTAATTTGATTAGGAGATTTCAAACCACGCTAATTGTGAGTGATTTGAATCGAGGCGATAATGCCAAATAGAAGGATTATATCATGAACCCAAATATGCGTAGCAATAACTGTTGATAAGTAATTACTATTAGTAATAGTATTGTTTTTAATGTCAAAGGAACTTTGTAATTGTACATCCCGAAAATAAAATTGTTGCAACTTGTATGGAACAAAACAAAGTGAGTGGTCGTTGTGAAATTTAGATGTGAAAGTTGGTTTCTTTTACTTCTAGAGCAACGATAAAAAGTTATGGCCTTATAGGACATTACATAGAGAAACTTATTGCAATATAAGATGGTTAACCAACTGGAATAAGCTGGAAATATAATCATAAATTGTTCATGTACTTAATCTTCTTATTTCTTAACTGATAAATATCTAATTTGACAGATCATATTCAAGGAAGAAAGGAAGGAATAATGTAACAGTTGATGACCTTATTCATCTCATTACCCCTAAGGGCAGAGGTGCGCTATATCCACgcctttaaattttttttttttttctcgtttaaaaaaaaaaaaaaaaaaaatcagttcTTGATTTGTCACTGCGGTAAATAGTATTATACCATCTTGCATTATTGCTTTCTCTGATTTAATCCACTTCATAGTTCACATGATAAACTTGAATATTATCAAATGCATATAGTATATAGTGGTTGAGGGTGTATCTTATAAAATCAGGGAGAGATTCTCTTGCCGTCAGGAAGGGTAGTTCTAACTTCCTATGATATATGTAGATGCAGGTCATTTGGGTCATTTTTAACGAGTATATTTAAAGGTTGAAAAGAAATGCGTTAagattaattttattaaaagtttgtGAAACAATGAAATTGCAAAAGTATGCCACTCAACCCTACGAACCATTCGACCCCCTAGTTTGCCATATACACTAGAGGCTTTCATCAATGTCAATAGCATGTCTTAGGGTGCGttcgataaaactgaatgatttagcgctgaatagttcataatctgaatgattcaaaggttcTTAATGAAGTTGCTTATGAATGAAAATAACCTGTTATGATAATCATTTTGAACGAATAATGTGAATGATGTAAAATTCTCATATTAACCTTTAACATTAATAAAAACTACAATATAGTTGTTTAACAAGTGTTCTTGACATAACTCTAAgagtatattacataaaattttggtGTTTAATGGTTAAGAGATAGTTCCAGCTCTGAATGGTTCAACGCTGAATGCTGAAGCATTCAGCACCATCT
Proteins encoded in this region:
- the LOC139862251 gene encoding transcription and mRNA export factor ENY2, with translation MRASIKRPPTPDAEEEDQEREPTLQEIINIKLIESGEKERLKELLRERLIECGWKDEMKSLCRSYSRKKGRNNVTVDDLIHLITPKGRAAVPDSVKAELLQRIRSFLQSAAL